The Leptidea sinapis chromosome 27, ilLepSina1.1, whole genome shotgun sequence nucleotide sequence CTCTTCCTGATTGAACTTGATTGCTGCATGAGATACACCGGGTGCAAGGATGAAGATTGTATTTCTTCACCAACGATTGCGATCGTGCGATTTTTGAGGAACTTTCATGATTGACATGTTTCTGGGAGGATGTGACGTGGTTACCATGACTAAATCATTGATATCTTTAACACCCACTACGTTCCTGTGATTACGTGCCGTTACGAGGTGCCACAAGTAATTGACATGCTCGTCTGTATTTCCTTAATAATAGGCTCAGTACATCACCTTTCGgtaattattgattttcttTTGTGAGTTACCCTGTGTCTGACAGTGAGTAACAAATCTCCTACGTACCAACCTATGATTAATCCAGAAAAAATGTCGTTTACGGACTCTTCTTCTCGATCACATTGCGAATAATTTGTCAGATCCAAATAATGACCATTCTCTATGCGACTGTGGTCTTGATGAGGGAAATGTAGACCATTTGTTCTTTAATTGTCCTTTAATGAAGTCTTCCtcgtacaattttatacctcctgaaatccccCGCCCACCTCCATGAGATACCTCCTCACCTtcgttttcactccttttgtaaatattttatgtaaatgcaGGGTGGACCAAAGGTCCGTTTACATTtaaatcggttgccgcgtctagcagcggcggcggagtggagtggaagggttacgcattgcaagagcggccaatgggaatttagtaccatggcgtcgtttagcggtagacaacgtgcattttgtgtacgcgagcactatcgaaacaacgattctgcgaccttagctcaacgaaagttttgcaatcattacaagatacgacacaaaaatcaagctccatcaggtgtgttaattaaaaaatgggtgctcaagtttgagaagacgggttcaacaatggatttacgtcgatctggccggcctagaacgtcaagggaccccgaaaacgtggagcgagtaaaatcgtctgttcgtgaccaacctggacatcaactcgaaagcggtctgctgtccttaacgtgccaagataatgatgtattaaactgcattctcaagaaagatttaagtctacattcctataaaatccaaatggtgcaggaattaaggcctcaggaccacgccactaggttgcagtttgcgaacgaaatggtagagcgattcaccagttttacaaacatttttttctcaacaaggcacacttccacctaaatgggcatgttaatagacaaaattgtcgttattagagtgacactatgtcatggtgatcaaaaacccctgcattccagccaaccaacccagtaactcttgacgaattaaaggatcgtattcacacagaaatccaaaacatctcaacagaaacatgtaaagctgtcatcgaaaatttccgctctagattgcagcaatgccagaataatgaaggattgcatatggatgatgtgatttttaagaaataaattccccttttatttactatcgaaaacaataaacaattttgatctactgtaattagtttttttttaatcatcattccaattataaacggacttttggtccaacctgtatattaaacaaaataatattcaggtataactaacacaataaatgttttatatgagtaatattatcagtgtttgtccattataatctaacaacatgtatatttgtatcaggtataataagaaaacaaatctgttttgattctgggcaccagtcattactataatcacttgtaaattcgttaacaccgatcaaatgacacactctaagcttggtggtctactgaaacgtgacattggcgagttgtggtgccccttccacagaaacCACTAGAAAGAAAAGAATAGAATAATCGGAAATAAATCTATATACGGAAGTGGTCTGGTCACTAACTATCAAACGGTAACTTTCCAAAGGCAACGACCGTGTGTAAATGTTATTGCCATCGAATGCGGATGACATGTTTCGACCTTTACATTATCAATTTCCCAAGCACTCGATCGGCGAAGCATTATTAATGATGACGTAATGAGTGAGGATGATCACCTACTAAATACTGGGTGAGCTCGATGCTCTACACCGTATCAAGCTGACATAAAGAACTATACAATCTTACCTAAAACATGCCATGTATTGTAGGATATATCCCAGGACCATAAGAACGGCCACTTGCGCAGAATGAAAATGTGAAAGGCAAATAATGTAAGTTGACGTGCTTGAGGCTTCCCCGACGGGTCGCAGACCCATCACTGTTAGTAGTTTTAGATATGGAACCAGTATCTGAAACAATtgtagtaattattatgatgcAGCTCCGTCACCCGACAGTATACCCATCGACAATGCTTGGCTTCATTACCGTGCTTACGCATTACAGatatcaattaataatttaggtacctcatatatttattattgcgtGATACACAACCGATTCAATATAAAATCACAACTCTATAATGGCAATCGGAAATTAATTTAACTACTAGAGATCGGATCTTGAAATCGGCCGTAAGTTTTAATAAAGATCGAAATGTAAATAAAAGCTttcctaatataaataaacttgcgATATTAAGTGAAGAATATTTTAACGAAAATCTTAGTGATTAAAAAAACGATAATAACAAAGTATGTACCCGCAGTATTCGTGAGTCAAAACTACTTTTACCTAGATTTTCTAATGGCTATGgtagaaataaactaaattacaaggtataatttctaataaataaacttcCTACATCTTTAAAACAGgagataacaattaaaaatatttttcatttcagtaaaattgtaaaatactgttttgtgtgtaaaataaataaataaaaaaaaaattcttacgtCAAGAGTTGAAGaatcaattttataaacaatagaCACTTACTTTGGATTTACAATAATGTAGAATAGCGGAAGTACTCATATAGTCGGTGTCTGGTGCCTCGGTGATCTCTCCTATCTGCAACAACCCCAGGCTCTGAGAGTCCATCCATCTTTACTATCGACCAAAATATACCTATCTACCTACTTACATCAACGCTATGTGCATCCACGCTGGATCTCGCCGATCTTTCCATCGCAGACACGCCAACTTTCTCGTCAGCCAGCGCATGTTTGTCCAGTAAATCACAAGCTAAACGaccgataaaaaaattaacagcatTTCTTTTATTACCCATATCTGCACATTAATTGTTTGAAACAacattatttaaacattaactCAATAATAGGTCTACGTAACAGTCACTTTATTGTTAAACAAGGAAGTTACAGTaacttaaacaatataatacatataattactTACTGCTGGTATAGGATTCATTGTCCGTTAACATATTAATTTCCAGTCGTTGAGTCTCCAACACTTACACACAACAATTCAATAAAGTGACAGCTTACGCGATTCACGATTACCCACATTGTTATGCAAATAATTAATGTTGTCATAAATCAGACAATGTTTACAAAAAGCTGATTGCTCACAAGTCACAAGTGACAATGAACTGAATTTACATACACCTATCTATCTATAATTTTTCGTCATCTATGCTGCTGTTATAGCTATCTCCATCCCAGGTCAGTTCCAGGAGATAACAACATTGATTCCCCacgataattataattttaataataataatttattaaatttagcctaaatctatatattataattttgccTCGTTTTTTACCAATGAAAATGACGACACTTGGCGGTTTTtgctaaatatataataatggatATTATTTCTATccaaatattgatattaattttgaaatataccttgttttttttctgtttaaagCTACTACATATTGAATTTACTTATTGAATAGGCGTAATGATGATAATTAACGTGTTATGTCtattttctaaattatttttagcttatctttatattatttctagcttatctttatattattttatataattcttctatGTGAGTGTACATCATGTCACTCAAcacctcctaagcggctgcttcaattttaatgatttttttgtcttcaggtggattcaagaatgatTTAGAATAACAAATGCACTACTCCTAAACGGCTGTctcgattttgataatattttttgtgtgtgttccagtgaattcaATAAAAGTTCATGTGTGGGGTGCTTAGCAGAAACCTCCACGTGTGGGCGGTGGTGTCGATCCACGATGAAACCTCTCTTAGGCGTTCTGAATAGAGTGACACCTACCTCTCCGGTGCACCCTGGAAACATTGCGCCTGTGACTGATTTGTTATTGCGCTCGATTTTCACTAATTGCTGCGTAATGGCAGTCCTTTGCTGGCCAGTGGCTAATATCTGCTCCACTCTTCCGGCGGTTAGTGGGTGCCAACCGGAAGATTTTACAGCATCCACCTGCGTCTTTGGCCTGCGCAGTTGGGGATGACGGAGTCCTGGGAGGTTGAGCGGGACAGGGGTCGGGGATTAGTTACCCCTGTAACGTAATACGCTTCCTTCGGTCCTGATTTCAAGCTAAACGGTAGCCCCGTGAGTAGCCGCCACGAGGGTAATGGTCAAGTGTCCCCGCCTTGGCAGGGCCACAGGCGAGGTTCGGCTGGTCCCCGCAAGGGGAGGTGCTCAGCCATGCTGACGGGGTAAGAATGGGTGGAGGAACTGATGGATAGGATCGAATCCATCAGCCGCTCATCTCGAGCTCCCGATGTCGCGCAAGAGGCCAACCAGCTGGACCTATATTCCCCTTGCAGCCCTGATGGTTAAGTTAACCATCCCCAGTTGCGGGCTCGGTGGAGGGTGGGGAACGAAGTTTTTACCCGGTAAACTATGGACAACCCAAGATCCAAAAAAacccctaaacaaaataattcccCGGCGGAGAAATCCACCGGGACCACACAAACCTCTGGAGCGTGTTCAGCACCTGCTGGCACCCAGAAATTACAGACCAAGGAGCCTAATAGGGAACCGTCTATGGGCACAGACGCCGCATCAGCAGTGTCTGCCCAATCAGTCAGCAGACTGGAGGCAGGTTGGACCCTCGTATCTTACAAGGgccgaaaccaaaacaaacccTGAATAGGGGAAAGTCACTCGGCACATGACAACACAGATCGCCATCGACCCAACAGGAGGCAAAGGCGCATAGCAGCTCGCCTTCGCAAGGCCAACGCTCAGAAAGCTAGCGCCTCAATGCCCTCCTCTGAACCCGAACCGCAACCCAGCACCTCACGAGGTTCGGATATGCCGGTCAGGCAAGCCCGGTATGATCCTAGGAAGGCCCCAGACAACCGAAGGCCTCCTTCCAACAAAGCAGGCGGAGTAGCCCAACCCTCGACATCCACCAAACGCACTCGCTTGGACGACACCAACTCTCCGAGGGGTGACCACAAGAGGGCCAAATTGCTAAATCGGCCCAAACCGACATCATACGCCAACGCTGCGAAAACCGACCCTGTTGTGGCCATAACATCTACCACTACAGGGCATATTGACGCGAATATGGCACAGCTTATACAAAGCAAGCTTGAAGATAAGCTCATGACAGCCATGATGGCCGCTATGAATGAAGACAGAGAAGGGCCTGCGTTTCTGGGCAAACCCGTCTATGATGGGGGCATCCTAAAACTGTGGTGCTCTAATCTTAAAACATTGGAGTGGCTGAAAATAGCTGTCCCGGAAATCCAACTCCCTAACGGTGACACCCTGGCAGTAAAAAACATCTGGGAAATTCCCAACCGCGTCAGGTGTGGCATTCTACTACCAGGTGAATGGAAGGACACCAAAGCAATCGGCGGGATGCTACGGTTCCAGAACTCTTGGGCCAAAGTAGACAGCTGGTTGTTACACGCCCTTTATCACCACAACGACCACAGCTTCATCGTGGTAAGCATCCCGGAGGACCAAATCCCCAAAATCTTGGAGCATGAGCGCCGGCTATCATTCATGCTGGGCTCAGTATATCTGAAGTTCCAGGGGCCAGGAGGTAAATACACCGAGACCCCCCCCTCTAAGGATACAAACGGTGAGGCATCGACAACAACTGGGAATAATATAGACGACAGTGATGCACTGCCGGAACCCATGGACGCTCAAGCAATTGACCCAGCAGACGGCAACTGCGCCACTAGCTCTCCCTCGGAGGAAGTTCTCGAAAGCCTAAAGGAGCTCGAAGAGCTTCTGGCGACGGGCACCAAAGGCGATGCCGACTGCACCAAGGGCATTGAAGAGCTCTGCATCGGGGATGGCGAGGAGGGTGTGCTATCCAAAGATGGCATCCCCTTCTAAGTGCAGCACCATCCAAATAAACCTCCACCATAGCGAAACCGCAACGGCCCAACTTTGGAAATGGTTGGAGGTTAACCCTACAGCTCTTgccctaatccaggagccgtgggtTAGGCGGGGCCGGATATGCCATCTCTCCAATATCGGAGgtaagcttatacattactcaGGACCAGAACACCCTAGAGCCTGTATCTACATTTCTAATAATCTACATGTGCAACCCCTAACAGATTTTTGTTACAGAGACTTatgcgcaataaaaatactggacAGACACATCCTTCCAACTCACCAGAGAGCGATAGTGGTCGCCTCCGTCTATATGCCGGACGGGGAAGACCCACCGCCGGAAGAACTTGTCAAACTGGTGAACTACTGCGAGACAACCAAGAGCGAGCTTATTGTGGCTGCAGACTGCAATGCACATCACCCGCTCTGGGGCATGCAAACAACCAACAAAAGGGGTAAGCAACTCACTGAATACCTTTTTTCTACTAACCTTAATATCTTGAATGTAGGTTCAGAACCCACCTTTGTAAATAGAAGGAGCAAAACAATTATAGACATCACCTTAGCAACAGAGGGAGTGTCTGATTATATATCCAATTGGCATGTGTCGAAAGAAGCATCCTGCTCAGACCACAAATGGATACTTTTTAACATGGAGGTAAACATCACTACACCGCCTCCCAAGAGGAAACCCCGCAGAACGAATCTTACTCAGTACAAGTCGCTGAtggaatcgcgtctaaaggacgaAACACTCCCAGCCAGGATAATCGGAGTAGACAACATCGAAAaccaaatagaaaaaatatacgaattcatGACTGCCAGTTATCATGCTACATGTCCCCTCACCAGCCCTCAATCAGACAGACCAAGACCCCAGACCTGGTGGGGACCTGAATTAGAAAGGCTCAGGAAAAAAGTGAGGAGACATCTGAACCGCGCAATGAACACAGGCGATCAATACGACTATAGGACATCTACAAAGAGTGTAAGTCTGAATACAAGAAACGCATCAGATACAGAAGATCAGAAGGCTGGCGTAAATTTTGCAGCAGCATCCAATGCCATAACCAGGCCAACAGGGCAAGGAAATTAATCTCTAACCAACTCAGGCAAATCCTCGGATCCCTGCTGAAACCTGACGGTACATTTACCAactcaccagaggaaac carries:
- the LOC126972832 gene encoding uncharacterized protein LOC126972832, which produces MPSSEPEPQPSTSRGSDMPVRQARYDPRKAPDNRRPPSNKAGGVAQPSTSTKRTRLDDTNSPRGDHKRAKLLNRPKPTSYANAAKTDPVVAITSTTTGHIDANMAQLIQSKLEDKLMTAMMAAMNEDREGPAFLGKPVYDGGILKLWCSNLKTLEWLKIAVPEIQLPNGDTLAVKNIWEIPNRVRCGILLPGEWKDTKAIGGMLRFQNSWAKVDSWLLHALYHHNDHSFIVVSIPEDQIPKILEHERRLSFMLGSVYLKFQGPGGKYTETPPSKDTNGEASTTTGNNIDDSDALPEPMDAQAIDPADGNCATSSPSEEVLESLKELEELLATGTKGDADCTKGIEELCIGDGEEGVLSKDGIPF